Proteins from one uncultured Anaeromusa sp. genomic window:
- a CDS encoding nitrogenase component 1 produces MAMNKRHMVTLKRSCSCSMPGVWRAVAHNEGAAVIFHSPKACGHVAREMELGGQYSALARTLKLEHAYRAPLVTSNLTDDHSIFGGAEQLRGCIDFTMQTYKPAYVLLAASCLAGVIGDDVEAVAEEAEAFWKVPVMSVPCSGFLDGEYGAGFYFAAQRLIDRLMRPQATEPDTVVLLGDRRGPGGAEEAELQELLSVFGLRIVGHFPNYSSLEEIRMLPAASFCIPLGGHTQPEYSMGRLASYLEEKFGIPYLQQEYPSGWEGTKAWLTALGKALGREEKTAAAIAKQSRRVAEASAALLPWTQGRSAVLGIGRPLTHFQPQWVLEVLALAQMKLEGIILFAGLTPEQHQELRKALEGVGAPIVDEEAGKTLLTEEAVLLSTHEVEEMGLRQLQLPVLTPVGVGGLLEVLTKLGRLLKRSPYRGGVVYGW; encoded by the coding sequence TAAGCGGCATATGGTGACCTTGAAGCGCAGCTGCAGTTGCAGTATGCCCGGGGTATGGCGGGCGGTAGCGCATAACGAAGGGGCGGCAGTCATCTTTCACAGTCCCAAAGCCTGCGGACATGTGGCGCGGGAAATGGAGCTGGGTGGACAATATTCTGCGCTGGCAAGGACTTTGAAGCTGGAGCATGCCTATAGAGCTCCCTTGGTTACCAGCAATCTAACTGACGATCATTCGATTTTCGGCGGCGCAGAGCAGTTGCGAGGGTGCATTGATTTTACGATGCAAACGTATAAACCAGCGTACGTGCTGTTGGCAGCGTCCTGTTTAGCCGGCGTGATTGGCGATGATGTGGAAGCGGTGGCCGAAGAAGCGGAGGCCTTCTGGAAGGTTCCGGTTATGAGCGTTCCTTGCAGTGGTTTTTTGGATGGCGAGTATGGCGCTGGCTTTTATTTTGCTGCGCAGCGTTTGATCGACCGTTTGATGCGCCCGCAAGCAACCGAACCGGATACGGTGGTTCTTTTAGGAGATCGACGGGGGCCTGGCGGAGCGGAAGAAGCAGAGCTGCAAGAGCTTTTAAGCGTCTTTGGACTGCGGATTGTTGGACATTTTCCTAATTATAGTTCACTCGAAGAAATTCGGATGCTCCCGGCAGCTTCTTTTTGCATTCCTTTAGGAGGACATACGCAACCGGAATATTCCATGGGGCGTTTAGCTTCTTACCTTGAAGAAAAATTTGGTATTCCCTATTTGCAGCAAGAGTATCCGTCTGGCTGGGAAGGAACGAAAGCCTGGCTGACAGCGTTAGGGAAAGCGTTAGGGCGAGAGGAAAAAACGGCAGCGGCCATTGCTAAGCAGAGTCGGCGAGTAGCGGAGGCCAGTGCGGCCTTGCTTCCCTGGACGCAAGGCCGCAGCGCCGTATTGGGAATTGGGCGGCCTTTAACCCATTTTCAGCCGCAATGGGTACTGGAGGTATTGGCTTTAGCCCAGATGAAGCTGGAAGGGATTATCCTTTTCGCCGGCTTGACGCCGGAACAGCATCAGGAATTGCGTAAAGCTTTGGAGGGGGTTGGCGCTCCTATCGTGGACGAGGAAGCAGGGAAAACATTGCTTACGGAAGAAGCGGTTCTGCTTTCGACGCATGAGGTGGAGGAGATGGGACTGCGACAGCTGCAGCTGCCTGTATTGACGCCGGTAGGCGTTGGCGGTTTGCTGGAAGTGCTGACGAAATTAGGACGATTGTTAAAACGATCTCCGTATCGAGGAGGAGTTGTTTATGGCTGGTGA
- a CDS encoding nitrogenase component 1 has protein sequence MAGEAWGDMCAQTNTCALAGGAAFFAGVPEAAMMVNGPLWCYFYALRQLERPCPNVGKRFFCTQPDNQAVVFGTEDCLLETLSLLKKSMKPEVVFIENSCAVSLIGDDVAGIAAQADLSCPAVCMDSGGMRGGFWEGYREAALAYVKTLPPRVRQTVRPKTVNLLGCTVGYYQEQADIKEMERLLELVGYNVLTRPGAGSSPQELAELAQAEVNLVVHSELGLELARYLEENYGMPYITLAPPYGVQGTVQWLDAFCDAMELGKDLRKPYRDEGSYWAKHIQNATLEMRRLWGDIWFERVAVAGPSSAALTLGKALRREWADAGKVTVICHDGAFDGEAPTEADLILNGREEVQLVEKALCELGKDDLLWGSSQENYFLRREGVKNVLYQPVALPAYEEVLLGERPFAGFQGACHLAERLWNGYVQKRCAKG, from the coding sequence ATGGCTGGTGAAGCTTGGGGAGACATGTGCGCCCAGACCAATACTTGCGCTCTGGCAGGCGGCGCGGCGTTTTTCGCAGGCGTACCAGAAGCGGCAATGATGGTGAACGGGCCTTTGTGGTGTTACTTCTATGCGCTGCGGCAGCTAGAACGGCCCTGCCCGAATGTGGGGAAACGCTTTTTTTGCACGCAGCCTGACAATCAGGCGGTTGTATTCGGCACGGAAGACTGCCTGCTGGAAACGCTTTCCTTGTTAAAAAAAAGCATGAAACCGGAGGTTGTGTTTATTGAAAACAGTTGCGCCGTCAGCTTGATCGGCGATGATGTGGCAGGCATTGCGGCGCAAGCAGATCTTTCCTGTCCGGCTGTCTGTATGGATAGCGGCGGTATGCGCGGCGGCTTTTGGGAAGGCTATCGGGAGGCAGCACTTGCGTATGTAAAAACGCTGCCTCCTCGGGTGCGGCAAACGGTGCGCCCCAAAACGGTGAATCTTCTTGGCTGTACTGTGGGGTACTATCAAGAACAGGCGGATATAAAGGAAATGGAACGGCTTTTGGAGCTGGTCGGTTATAACGTATTGACGCGACCAGGTGCAGGAAGCAGCCCGCAGGAACTGGCGGAACTGGCGCAGGCGGAAGTCAATCTGGTTGTGCACAGCGAGCTGGGCTTGGAGCTGGCCCGCTATTTGGAAGAAAACTACGGTATGCCCTATATAACGCTGGCCCCGCCCTATGGTGTACAGGGAACTGTGCAATGGCTGGATGCGTTCTGCGACGCTATGGAGCTGGGCAAAGACTTGCGCAAACCCTATCGCGACGAAGGCTCTTATTGGGCCAAGCATATCCAAAATGCGACGCTGGAAATGCGCCGCCTCTGGGGGGATATCTGGTTTGAACGGGTGGCGGTGGCGGGGCCGTCGTCGGCGGCCCTTACCTTAGGCAAGGCCTTGCGGCGCGAGTGGGCTGATGCGGGCAAGGTTACGGTTATTTGCCATGATGGCGCTTTTGACGGCGAGGCGCCGACAGAGGCAGATTTGATTCTCAACGGACGCGAAGAGGTGCAGCTCGTGGAAAAAGCCTTGTGCGAATTGGGCAAAGACGACCTGCTTTGGGGCAGCAGCCAAGAAAATTATTTCCTGCGCCGCGAAGGCGTAAAAAATGTGCTTTATCAACCGGTGGCACTGCCTGCGTATGAGGAAGTGCTGTTGGGAGAAAGGCCGTTTGCAGGTTTTCAAGGAGCCTGTCATCTGGCGGAACGCCTTTGGAACGGGTATGTCCAAAAGCGCTGCGCGAAGGGCTAG
- a CDS encoding TonB-dependent receptor gives MKQYQQSGRKKALLCAMVGSAIFLSTSGVAWAEESVFPMDDVVVTATRTPLKISETGANVSVVTRAEIEKKHYSDITAALKDVNGILVMQQGFPGGEQYVRINGDDRVLVMIDGRRLNLSKLPGSMGKGATFDLNNFPSLDNVERIEIVKGPGSSLYGSEAVGGVINVITRKGKENKTSLESAYGSWGTKKYKFTTEGGENDWNWFVAAGKTEQDHFSYKDVRSGNTVDMNNSAMDQKDFSFRVDRQLGEHNSLTLNVEHVDQHKGQPYLPNGWAVSSYTKQNTKSYLDTLTNNWAMTYNFNEKKDNPGYVRVYQNYYKYDMHSYNDGAASWSNYLYSNKETGMQWQSTWKLSEKNTLVGGADWRNVSISYPGTYDNKSMRNTAFFVEDRMTFDKKWTFSPGLRYDYHSMFGGRMTPRATVNCQVDDKTNAYVSWGEFFNAPDADRLFWPTDYSMFYKGNPNLRPETGHTTTIGLNRKLNNTTELHVSAYESRLHDAISTAFDGTLYTPINVGEQKKRGFELEVSKKFSPQWSANAGYTFTHVENKDTAGAAYGNEERTVEPNAYKLGVSYNQGAWNVELMNRMATGRSTKYFTSSNYFVMDLAVNYKINKNRSAYLKVNNLTNRSYELYGYANPNQGAFPMASRYIEIGTKYTF, from the coding sequence ATGAAACAGTACCAACAAAGCGGTAGAAAAAAAGCGCTTTTATGCGCCATGGTGGGAAGCGCGATTTTCTTATCCACAAGCGGCGTAGCTTGGGCGGAGGAATCTGTTTTTCCCATGGATGACGTGGTGGTGACGGCGACCAGGACGCCGCTGAAAATATCGGAAACCGGGGCGAATGTGTCTGTGGTGACGCGCGCAGAAATTGAGAAAAAACACTACAGCGATATAACGGCGGCCTTGAAAGATGTGAATGGAATTCTCGTTATGCAGCAAGGCTTTCCCGGAGGCGAGCAGTATGTTCGCATTAACGGCGATGACAGGGTGCTGGTGATGATTGACGGACGGCGCCTTAATTTGAGTAAGCTTCCCGGCAGCATGGGTAAAGGCGCTACGTTTGACTTGAACAATTTTCCCAGTTTGGATAATGTAGAGCGCATTGAGATTGTCAAAGGTCCCGGGTCTTCTCTTTACGGCTCGGAAGCAGTGGGCGGCGTAATTAACGTGATTACCCGCAAAGGAAAAGAAAATAAAACAAGTTTGGAGAGCGCTTACGGTTCTTGGGGGACGAAAAAATATAAATTTACCACCGAAGGCGGTGAAAACGATTGGAACTGGTTTGTTGCCGCAGGGAAGACCGAGCAAGATCATTTTTCGTATAAAGATGTGCGCAGTGGTAATACGGTCGATATGAACAACAGCGCTATGGACCAAAAGGATTTTTCCTTCCGCGTAGACAGGCAACTGGGAGAGCATAATTCGCTGACTTTGAACGTGGAACATGTAGACCAACATAAAGGACAGCCGTATTTACCAAATGGCTGGGCGGTTAGTTCCTACACCAAGCAAAATACCAAAAGCTACTTGGATACATTAACGAATAATTGGGCGATGACCTATAACTTTAATGAAAAGAAAGATAATCCTGGCTATGTGCGCGTATACCAGAACTACTATAAATATGATATGCATTCCTATAACGATGGCGCAGCTTCTTGGAGCAACTATCTTTACAGCAATAAAGAAACAGGCATGCAATGGCAGTCGACATGGAAGCTAAGTGAGAAGAACACCTTAGTGGGCGGCGCGGATTGGCGTAATGTTTCTATTTCGTATCCAGGTACTTACGACAATAAAAGTATGCGCAATACGGCATTTTTTGTAGAGGATCGCATGACTTTCGATAAGAAATGGACTTTTTCGCCGGGACTTCGTTACGATTACCACAGCATGTTCGGAGGCAGAATGACGCCGCGGGCTACGGTTAATTGCCAGGTCGATGACAAAACCAACGCCTATGTGTCCTGGGGCGAGTTCTTCAATGCGCCTGATGCGGACCGTTTGTTCTGGCCGACTGATTACAGCATGTTTTATAAAGGCAACCCCAACCTGCGTCCGGAAACCGGTCATACGACTACGATCGGCTTAAACCGAAAATTAAATAATACGACGGAACTGCATGTAAGCGCCTATGAAAGCCGGTTGCATGACGCCATTAGTACGGCTTTTGACGGAACTTTGTATACGCCTATTAACGTGGGAGAGCAGAAAAAAAGAGGCTTTGAATTAGAAGTTAGCAAGAAATTTTCGCCGCAGTGGAGCGCCAACGCCGGCTATACCTTTACGCATGTTGAAAACAAAGATACTGCAGGGGCCGCCTACGGGAACGAAGAGCGTACAGTAGAACCTAATGCTTACAAGTTAGGCGTCAGCTACAATCAGGGCGCTTGGAATGTAGAGCTAATGAACCGCATGGCTACGGGAAGAAGTACGAAATATTTTACTTCCTCTAATTATTTTGTAATGGATTTGGCAGTCAACTATAAGATTAACAAAAATCGCAGCGCTTATTTGAAAGTGAATAATCTAACCAACCGCAGCTATGAGCTGTACGGGTATGCAAATCCTAATCAAGGCGCGTTCCCTATGGCGTCGCGGTATATTGAAATCGGCACAAAATACACCTTCTAA